Proteins from a single region of Harmonia axyridis chromosome 4, icHarAxyr1.1, whole genome shotgun sequence:
- the LOC123678348 gene encoding protein Wnt-6 isoform X1 has protein sequence MHVVLVSVCLLLVTPISMSWWAAGSQLVMDPYQICKKTRRLKGKLADICNNKPGLLKQIAVGIGLGQSECQYQFRFRRWNCTSAKKSIRKVLMSDTRETGFVNALIAAGVTYQITRACTTGDLIGCSCDRKMKRHKKHRKKQKHDPMPDGDWEWEGCGGENVDFGVKKCKDYLDTRYRRRSDMKTLVKLHNYAAGRLAIKNNMRLECKCHGLSGSCTLKTCWRKLPNFREVGNRLKERFDGAAKVIAGNDGQSFMPEGETIKPPGKLDLVYSEDSPNYCEAKNSMGSFGTQGRICDDKSLGEEGCGILCCGRGFRKYYKTERKNCKCKFEWCCEVKCQVCNETRAISTCL, from the exons gGCTGCTGGAAGCCAGTTGGTAATGGATCCATATCAAATTTGTAAGAAGACGAGGAGGTTAAAAGGAAAGTTGGCTGATATCTGTAACAATAAACCAGGTTTATTGAAGCAGATAGCAGTAGGCATAGGTTTAGGTCAAAGTGAATGTCAATATCAGTTTAGGTTTAGGAGGTGGAATTGCACGTCAGCCAAAAAGAGTATCAGAAAGGTTTTAATGTCAG acacCAGGGAAACCGGCTTCGTCAACGCACTCATTGCTGCGGGGGTGACATACCAAATAACAAGAGCTTGCACGACGGGAGACCTGATTGGTTGCTCGTGCGACAGAAAGATGAAGAGACACAAAAAACACAGGAAAAAACAGAAACACGATCCCATGCCCGATGGAGATTGGGAGTGGGAGGGATGTGGGGGTGAGAATGTTGATTTTGGGGTGAAGAAGTGTAAAGACTATCTGGATACGAGGTATCGGAGGAGGAGTGATATGAAGACCCTTGTGAAGTTGCACAATTATGCGGCTGGAAGATTG GCTATCAAGAACAACATGCGTTTGGAGTGTAAATGCCATGGTCTTTCTGGCTCTTGCACCCTAAAAACCTGTTGGAGAAAACTGCCGAACTTCAGAGAAGTGGGCAACCGCCTCAAAGAACGTTTTGACGGTGCAGCTAAAGTTATAGCTGGCAACGATGGCCAGAGCTTTATGCCAGAGGGCGAGACCATCAAACCTCCAGGGAAGCTAGATCTGGTCTATTCTGAGGACTCTCCCAACTACTGTGAGGCCAAAAACTCAATGGGATCTTTCGGCACTCAAGGTAGAATTTGTGACGATAAGAGCTTGGGTGAAGAGGGTTGTGGTATCTTGTGTTGTGGAAGAGGTTTCAGAAAGTACTATAAAACAGAGAGGAAGAATTGCAAGTGCAAGTTTGAATGGTGCTGTGAAGTGAAATGTCAGGTGTGCAATGAGACTAGAGCTATAAGTACTTGTTTGTGA
- the LOC123678348 gene encoding protein Wnt-6 isoform X2 produces MWAAGSQLVMDPYQICKKTRRLKGKLADICNNKPGLLKQIAVGIGLGQSECQYQFRFRRWNCTSAKKSIRKVLMSDTRETGFVNALIAAGVTYQITRACTTGDLIGCSCDRKMKRHKKHRKKQKHDPMPDGDWEWEGCGGENVDFGVKKCKDYLDTRYRRRSDMKTLVKLHNYAAGRLAIKNNMRLECKCHGLSGSCTLKTCWRKLPNFREVGNRLKERFDGAAKVIAGNDGQSFMPEGETIKPPGKLDLVYSEDSPNYCEAKNSMGSFGTQGRICDDKSLGEEGCGILCCGRGFRKYYKTERKNCKCKFEWCCEVKCQVCNETRAISTCL; encoded by the exons gGCTGCTGGAAGCCAGTTGGTAATGGATCCATATCAAATTTGTAAGAAGACGAGGAGGTTAAAAGGAAAGTTGGCTGATATCTGTAACAATAAACCAGGTTTATTGAAGCAGATAGCAGTAGGCATAGGTTTAGGTCAAAGTGAATGTCAATATCAGTTTAGGTTTAGGAGGTGGAATTGCACGTCAGCCAAAAAGAGTATCAGAAAGGTTTTAATGTCAG acacCAGGGAAACCGGCTTCGTCAACGCACTCATTGCTGCGGGGGTGACATACCAAATAACAAGAGCTTGCACGACGGGAGACCTGATTGGTTGCTCGTGCGACAGAAAGATGAAGAGACACAAAAAACACAGGAAAAAACAGAAACACGATCCCATGCCCGATGGAGATTGGGAGTGGGAGGGATGTGGGGGTGAGAATGTTGATTTTGGGGTGAAGAAGTGTAAAGACTATCTGGATACGAGGTATCGGAGGAGGAGTGATATGAAGACCCTTGTGAAGTTGCACAATTATGCGGCTGGAAGATTG GCTATCAAGAACAACATGCGTTTGGAGTGTAAATGCCATGGTCTTTCTGGCTCTTGCACCCTAAAAACCTGTTGGAGAAAACTGCCGAACTTCAGAGAAGTGGGCAACCGCCTCAAAGAACGTTTTGACGGTGCAGCTAAAGTTATAGCTGGCAACGATGGCCAGAGCTTTATGCCAGAGGGCGAGACCATCAAACCTCCAGGGAAGCTAGATCTGGTCTATTCTGAGGACTCTCCCAACTACTGTGAGGCCAAAAACTCAATGGGATCTTTCGGCACTCAAGGTAGAATTTGTGACGATAAGAGCTTGGGTGAAGAGGGTTGTGGTATCTTGTGTTGTGGAAGAGGTTTCAGAAAGTACTATAAAACAGAGAGGAAGAATTGCAAGTGCAAGTTTGAATGGTGCTGTGAAGTGAAATGTCAGGTGTGCAATGAGACTAGAGCTATAAGTACTTGTTTGTGA